Genomic segment of Mercurialis annua linkage group LG6, ddMerAnnu1.2, whole genome shotgun sequence:
ttttctaaatattatagagatcaatttagtatttgagGGGTGGGGGTGGGGGTGGGGGTTGGGAGGGAAGGGGAAGGTGGTGattaatcataatttaatttactaGTGGGCTCAGTTAATCAAATGAGCTAATGGATTTAGTTAATTTGATTGACTAATTAGTTCAGTTTTTTTTAGAATAGTAAATAGGAATGGAAATAAGATGGTAACTAGACAAACAAAATATCAATTCACCTCTTCACTTGGtacgaaatattaaaaaaaatcattttggaCGATTTTGGTATAAACAGACAGCAATTTTGTAAAATCGAACAAATCGCACCCTCTCTAAGAGACTGTAACACATTCTTTGGTTTTGAAGGGCATAAAGTTCAAAATAATActcgatattttttttattttctgatttaatatttaatatattttaaatttcaatttttcccTTATATTTCAAAacttaaaaagttaattttatttaaactaaaatcaagggactctttttcatttttttttccacTAAAATTTTCGCCGTAAAACTGAGGAGCATCAGCTCCTCGTTTCCAGAGGATGTTAGGTGGTGattaatcataatttaattaactagtGGGCTCAATTAATCAAATGGGCTAATGGATAAAGGTGgtgattaattataatttaattaactagcGGGCTCAGTTAATCAAATGGGATAACAGATTTAGTTAATTTGGTTGGCTAATTATCTcagcttttttttttagaataataaataGAAAATGGAAATAAGATGGTAACTAGACAAACAAAAGATCAATTCACCACTCAACTTGAcacgaaatataaaaaaaatcattttggaCGATTTTGATATAAATAGACCCGCAACTTTGCAAAATCGAACAAATCGCACCCTCTCTGAGAGAATGTAACACATTCTCTGATTACGAAggataaaaaattcaaaatagtactcgatatttttttcattttttgatttaatacttaatatattttaaatttcaattttcccCCTTATATTTCAAAActtaaaaagtcaattttatttaaactaaaatacagggacacttttttattttttttccatccAATTTCTCGCCGGAAAACTGAGGAGCATCAACTCCTCGTTTTCAGAGGAACTTTTGCTCCTCGTTTTTCCGGCGAGAAGCAGCAGCTCCTCACCGGAAAAACGAGGAGCTCTCTCCTCTTTAGATCTGCTCCGGAGCAGATCTAATGGCGGTGGAAGGTGGACGGCGGCGTGAAAAACTAACATTATGCTTATAACTATAACTATTGTCAACTAATTTGCTTTTAGTATGCTCTAAGCTTAATATATTTCCATGAAACCCAAGAAGATATCATTATTAATGTTATTCAGTTTTTGCATTATAGAGGTACTTCCTTCAACAATTAACTCTAAAAAGATCTCCATTAGATTTCCAACGAAAAGTTAAGACATGGACACTTGGAAAATTATGTGTAGGGTGGAAACGGGGGAGGGCGGAGCCGGGGTGGGAACCCTAGGAACCGATTTCCTCACCTGGCCGACCGGTGTTGAATGGTTGAAGCAGCAGACTGAGTCTGCAGCTTTAAAGTGTTACAACGCctgattcaattttaaaaaataaatcaaaacgacaagttattttgacaaaataaatgaataaattaaaactcAGCAGTGTGCAGGTGCAGCCATATTCTAGTAACTGAAAAGGGATTAAAATGTGGGTGGTTTTTGAGACATTagcttaaatttaatataaatcaacttttgtaataaaaatataaacagaggtaaaatgaaggattaatgtgtgctgatttttaattttaaggaTCGCATTGTACTAAATGAAAATTtggaaatataaatattttaaaatggaatCTGTAGTTTCCAATTGCCCACGTTGCCTAGTTACCGAATCCAGCTGTCTACCAATTTTCTCTTCTCCTATTGGTCCAATCCCAATAACCttttaagaataaaaaaggTAAAGTCGGCACTCAAAATAGGAAATTACCATAATAACCTCAAAAAGTACACACACTCTGCCTACTTGGCAACTACCAACTCATCACACACTTCACCGACAATCTTACACGGCAATCTTTTATTGGATAATAAGAAGAAAATGGACACGCGTCAGATAATTAAAGCGAGTGCAAGATGCTGGATCTAAAATGGAGAGTGAGATATTGACAATTTGATATTTACAAGGgtttttagatattttagaGGATCCAAAATATCTAATTAAGCCGTCCACGTTGGCACTCGAACCAAACATATCTGAAATTCAAAAAATGATTGAATAAAAGATCAATTAAGCCCTCATATTTAAGTTTCAAGTTCTGATAAGTCatgtttagtttttttaatcaattaaattccaaACTTGTGTTTTGAAGTCATATAAATCACGCGCTTGTGGTATATAAAATAGGAGTTACttaatctaaattaaaaaaaattgaaaaaaaaaatcttaaatagaCTCAGTTCAGCACGTTATCCGTAAACTGAGTTAATCGTCTTATAACACGTCAATATAACGatgttaataatataatatcacCATTAAAATAAATACACATTTATCACAATATTGACGTCATtataatgacgtgttataaatTAGCTCAGTTCAGGAATAACGTGGTGGATTTAGTCCTTCGAAATTTATTTGAtactaaaaatcaaatttggaaacttaattaattaaataaagttaaaaatgatttttttatcgcGAGACATAAATTCGAGGAGCACATTGACCCTTTgctcaaaaataatttatattttcgttccttttctttttcttttcctttcttccaAACAAACCTTACACAAATATCTGCTTCTTTCTCTCTGACTCTGATCCAAAaactttgaataaaaaaaattaatgaaaaaattgTAACTATGGGTGAGGAAGTGAGGATGAGTGTATACGAAGCTAACGGCGTTAACGGTGACGATGAGAATAGAGTTATGGATTGGGAGCGTGGCTTACCTTCAGCCGACGACCTAACACCGTTATCTCAACTGTTAATACCGCCTGAACTCGCTTCAGCTTTCAGTATCTCACCGGAACCTCACCGAACAATTCTTGAGGTCAACCGTGAATCGAATAACACTCTCTTGAATCTCGGTTCCACCGCCGCCGCCGGCGGAGGCGATTTATCTTCGAATAAATTCAAATCGTACAACGATAAAATCAACGACGATGAGGTTGAAGACGTTGACGATGACCAGACACGTGATCCGGCGACGGTGGAGGAATCGGAGAAGCTACGGAGGATTGACTCCGAGGAAGCGGATTCCGTGTTGAGACCGGAGAATTTTTCCGGAGGAGGCGGCGGCGGCGGAGGAGAAGAAGATCAGGCGGCGAGGGCTTTAAAACGGCCGCGTTTAGTGTGGACGCCGCAGTTGCATAAGAGATTTGTGGATGTGGTGGCGTATTTAGGAATTAAAAACGCCGTGCCGAAGACGATTATGCAGTTAATGAACGTTGAAGGATTAACTCGGGAGAATGTGGCGAGTCATTTGCAGAAATATCGGCTGTACTTAAAGAGAATGCAAGGCTTTTCTAATGAAGGACCTTCTGCTACTGATCATCAATTGTTTGCTTCTACTCCGGTACCGGAAAGTTTGCACGAAAACGGCAATAGTAATGGTGAAGGCGGACGGAACCGCGACGCCAACGGCGGAAAtggaaacggaaacggaaatGAACACCATGCCGGGATGGCGGTTTCGGTTCCGGTTTCAGTTCCGGTCCCGTATCATCCCGGAAATGGGAATGGACACCGCGGCGGAATGGCGGTTTCGGTACCGGTACCGGTCCCTGTTCCGATTCCGTATCATCCCGGAATGGGGAGTCATATGATGACAATGCCTATGTATGGGCATATGGGTATGCAAATGGGAAATGGAAGCAATCATAATCAGTACAATATGTTGCATCAGCAGCAGCAGAGAGATTGGAATGGGAATAATTATCAGCATCATATGTGATGTTATAGTTTTGACATGGATTATTGGTAAAAAGATGGAGGTTAGTTGGTTTttgttatttctttaatttgatCTGTTTAGTTTGGTTGATTGAATTGGATAAgtgtaaatttatatttgttgaATGATTAGGGTGAGGTCTAAATCTGGTTATGAGTTAATTTAGATGGTGAATTTTGTTTGTTATAAATAGGTGGGatcttttttgtttgatttttccTTATATAGAAATCATTTGACAAAGAAGAATAAGATCAGAaaatagaaatagaaataaCTTCCTAAATTGCAAAgtattgaaatttaattcttAAAGTTCTGTCCTCACTTTAGGCTCAAATCCAAATTAGACTGTTTTAACATGTTTGGAACAGGGTACATAATGTGGTGCCTGCTTTATTTGTATATCTGACAAAATTATGCATTGGTTTTCATGGCCACCACTCACCAGTCCAGTGTTCGGTAATATTAAACTGTGTTCATTTGAATGGAAAAAACAAACTTCTAGCTAGATAATAGTGTTTAAATGCTCCTTATGTTGCAGCCGTTAACTGAAATATGGTCGTGGATGTATGGAGTATGCATGCTGCTATATCTGTCATCTTCAAACTTTTGTTTTAGAGTCAGTACTCGGTTTCACTGTTATTTTCAATGGTGGATTGTTTTATGTtggtttatatgattatatccAGATTTCCACTTTTGAtcatttagttttaatttcacTTATGAATGATATTACCTTGTGGCACTTCacataaaagaaaagttaagtACTACATGGCAATTTTCCCAGAACATCAACGTATTACCTCTGTTACTCAATCATTTATTATTTCTCTATCTATTTAGAAAAATACACCATGGCCCTATCTTTCTTGTGGTTGGTATTTCTATCAAACTGATTTCACTTTAGTTTGCCGATTGGAGTAATATAATACAGGTTTGAAGTTTAACTTCTTTTTTTGACAAAGTTCGTTAGCAGGCTCCACGATTTTACGTCTCCTCTAATTGTCTGCTTTCACTTTGGTACTTATTGTCATCTGGCTGGTCAAGAATTACAGTTCATATTACTTGTTTTCTGTAGATTCTGAAGTTTGATCAAAATTCTTATACATTTAAACATTGGATGGATGAACAACTTGGGTTGGCAAAAATGTGGTGGCAGTTCAGAGTCATTTCCAATGTTGATGAGGTTTTGCATGAGTCATGATGCTTGCACGAATCCTTCTCTCCGTAtatatgtatcttgtttttgttattttaggGAAGCAACAGGAACAAAACATAATAGTAACTCCAGATAATGACAAAGTCATGTCTTAATTCTTAACCTATTCTTTAATctgaaaatgttaaataaattgctGTTCAGTACTCAAAAAGTGAATAAAAGGTCATGAGTTACGGTTCGTAGCATGCTGTTTTTTATATGGCATAATCATTTCTTTATTCTTTTGAAGTTGTGCCAACATCAATTGCTGCAGTAGTTGCATGCTAATGAACACATCGAGGTTATCCGGATATTTGAAGCATTTATATCTTGTGTCCATACGATTTTAGTGttaaattttgatatatatgCTCTTTTATTATACATTTAGGTGCTGTGcttcaattattttgtttgaTGAAGGAGGGTGGCATAATTGTCTTTGATGGCTGAACTAGCATCAATCATGTagattatttgataatttattttaggtcAAAATTATAAACTCATTATATTCACTTTATTGTAGTAATGTCTTACGTTCTTAACACGCCTCCTCAAGTGCAACCGGCACTTGATATCTGGTTGTTACTTGACACTGAAACCCTGTCTGGCAGTGGTAATACCGGACTGGAGTAATACCATAGGCTAACTAAAGTTTCCTTACGCCACCTTTACCAGCTGCCCAAGGTGGGTAACTGATATTTTTGTGGCTACGGAACGATCAGGCAGAATTTACATTTTATCTAAGTGCAGGGTTAAAGATAGGTGACTAAGGCATGCTGATAGGGCGGCCAGAGTTCTATATATGATTTTCATTAATCTCTTCATAATTCTCATTGCTAACTGTTATTTATCCGGATTGCTGATTCTGATTTTGCTCATTTACCCGTCACTCAATATTTTGTAAGTTTTTGTTTATTAGGCAACACAAGTGATTGGTGGGACTACAAGCAGAATCTGTAAGCTGAAATTGGTACAATCAAAAGATGATATCCCCAATGGCCCAAAATGGAGAATCTGGTAAAGGATTTTATGAGAGGATAAGGAGTTTGTGTGTGAATAAGAAATGAAAAACTTTCACTATAAATCActttatgcttttttttttaactattagAGCACTTTATGCtatttttctttatctttattGAAGAATTATCCAATAAAGTATAGTACAAAATTCTTTTTTTGATGAAATAGTGAATATCTGTGATGTGCACATGTTGGCACAAAGTCATTTGTCTCTTGGTCTTTAATTGCTTGATatcttgtgttttttttttttttaaccctTAGTA
This window contains:
- the LOC126688277 gene encoding transcription factor PCL1-like, whose translation is MGEEVRMSVYEANGVNGDDENRVMDWERGLPSADDLTPLSQLLIPPELASAFSISPEPHRTILEVNRESNNTLLNLGSTAAAGGGDLSSNKFKSYNDKINDDEVEDVDDDQTRDPATVEESEKLRRIDSEEADSVLRPENFSGGGGGGGGEEDQAARALKRPRLVWTPQLHKRFVDVVAYLGIKNAVPKTIMQLMNVEGLTRENVASHLQKYRLYLKRMQGFSNEGPSATDHQLFASTPVPESLHENGNSNGEGGRNRDANGGNGNGNGNEHHAGMAVSVPVSVPVPYHPGNGNGHRGGMAVSVPVPVPVPIPYHPGMGSHMMTMPMYGHMGMQMGNGSNHNQYNMLHQQQQRDWNGNNYQHHM